ACCAGCACCGCGGCAACCGTAGCGACATCAACCGCGCAGTCGGTGGTTGGGGCGCACATTGATGCTGTTCGCAACCCCGCCAGCTCTGGCACAAGTGGGGTGGCAACGGGTGATGATTACAGCAGTAACTGGATCGTCTGGGGCCAGCCGTTTGGCGGCTATGCACGCCAGGACAGCAGCAGTGATGTCAGCGGCTATACCGCGAAATTTGGTGGCCTGATCCTCGGTGCTGACCGCTCGCTGAATGACGACTGGCGCATGGGTGCTGCGGTCAACTACAGCAACACCTCGGTACACGGGAAAGACAGCCTGAGCGGCAATACCTCCACTGCGGATAACTACGGCGTCATTGGCTATGCAGGTTACACTGGCAATCCGTGGTATCTGAACCTGTCAGCAGGCCTCAACCGCCAGAACTATGACTCTGTTCGCCGCGCTGATTTCACCGGCTTCTCCGGGACGGCAAAAGGTAAGTTCAATGGGCAGTCAGTGACGTTGCAAACTGAGTTTGGCTATCCATTTACCCTGCCTGCCAGCGTAGTGCTGACGCCACTGGCCAGCCTGACTTATGGCTATCAGCATGTTGATGGTTACAAAGAGTCGGGCGGAAACGGTATGGCGCTGGATGTCGGCAGCACACACTCGCAGTCTGTTGTCAGCGATATGGGGGCTCGCATTGAGAAAACCTTTGTGACCGGAATTGGCAACCTGACACCATTTGCACAAGTGTCCTGGCTCCATCAGTACGATAACCGTCAGGTGAGCAGTCGTGCCTCGTATGCAGCAGACACTGTTGGAGAAACCAGCTTTATCACCAAAGGCGCTTCGCCGGTAAAAGATATGGCGGGTGTGGCTATCGGGAGCACGCTGTATGAAGCGGATGCACTGAGCTTCGACGCGCGTTATGACTTGCAGGCAGGCGATCGCTACCAGGCTCACACCTTCAGCTTACGCTTACGTAAAATGTTCTAAGCGGTATTGATGAAAAACGGGGCCATCGTTGCCCCGTTTTTTATTTACTCTCCGGCCTCCGGCATTCAGGCTTTTAAACTGATCCCTGTCTCTGCCAGTACACCCATCTGGCTGTACATAGCGCATGCCGCACTGACGATGGACATCGCCATTGCGGCCCCACTTCCTTCGCCAAGGCGCAAATCCAGGTAGAGATACGGTGTTAGGCCCAGGTGCTCCAGCGCCCGTTGCGACCCTTTCTCCGCCGAGAAATGCGACGGGATACAATAGTGTTTGGCTTCAGGGGCTATCTGGCACGCCGCTATTGCCGCGGCACAGGAGAGAAAACCGTCCAGCACAACGGGTAAGCCGCACGCTGCAGCGCCTAAGATCACGCCCGTCATCCCCACCAGGTCATACCCTCCCACCTTCGCCAGGACGTCGACCGCATCGGCTGCATCAGGTTGATTGACGCGGATCGCCTGGCGGACGATGCCCTCTTTATGCTGCAATTTATCGTGAGGCAGATTCGCGCCAATCCCGACCACCTCGTGCGGATCACAGCCGCTTAATACGCTGATGATCGCCGATGCTGGAGTAGTGTTCGCCATCCCCAGCTCCCCCGTACCAAAGACAGAAATACCGTCATCCGCACGTTTTTTTACCAGACGGGCCGCCGCCAGCAGCAGGTGTTCAGCCTCTTCGCGCGACATCGCCGGCCCCTGCGCGATATTCCCACTTCCCCTGCTCACTTTCAGGCTCAGCATGTCCTCAATCGGCTCACCGTCGATGCCAATATCCACCGGCAACACCGACGTCTGGTTCGTTTTTGCGAGGGCACATACGCCAGAAATGCCTTTCTGCATATTGAGCGCCTGCAGATAGGTCACCACTTTCGGGCTTACCGTCACACCTTCGTCATACACGCCATGATCGGCACACATCACGATAATCTCTTTATTCAGTGACTCAAGCTGAAACAGCCCCGGCATCCCGGCAAGCTGGATAGCCAGTGTCTCGAGGCGTCCCAGGCTGTTAAGCGGTTTAACCAGCCCATCAATATGTTTCGCCGCGACAGTCTGTTTATGTTCGTCCAGGGGACGGATCGCGGCCACCAGCGTCTGCATTGTTTCCATTATTGTTCTTCTCTCTCTTCAGCCTGAAATACGCTTCTGTCATTAAAACTGCGCAGCACCATAAACCCGCCACGATTGTCGACCCTCGTCCAGGCATCCTGCTTAAACGGAAAATGCCACATAGCTTCGAGCGGCATGTTCAGCCATGTCGCCAGCAGCAGGCTCAGAACCCCCTGATGCGCCACAATCAGGACGTCGCCAGGTTCCTGTAAATTCAGCAGCTCGTGCGCAACCTCTTTTACCCGTTCGGCAAACCGGGGAAACGGCTCACCGTCTCCTGGCGTGGCGTTTTGCCAGTCATCGAGCCAGTCCTGCCACGCTTGCGGCGTGCTTTCAGCGATCGTGCTGTAGTGGCACATTTCCCAGGAACCAAAGTCCAGCTCATTCAACCGCGCATCAGGCTGAAAAACACCCTCAGGAGCAATCAGCCGCGCGGTGTGCTGCGCACGCTGAAGCTGGCTTACCAGAATACGGTTAAACGTAAGCTCAGCCAGATACCCGCCAATCCGCGTACTTTGCTCAATCCCTTTTTCGGTCAACGGCAAATCCGTACTGCCGTAAAACAGGCCGCTTTCATTGGCGGCAGTTTGCCCGTGACGAACCAAAAATAAGCGCATGGTTTACACCCACAGTAAGGCAAGCAAAAACACAATTTCACCGCACTCTTCCAGCGCCCCCAGGGTATCCCCTGTCTGTCCGCCTAACCGGTTGCGCAGGTAACGCACCATGCCAAATATCACCAGGAAACAGACCAGAAATGCCGCCAGTCCATGCAACCCCGCAATCAGCCAGACAGCAGCCACGCCAATCCCGAGCGTCATCGCCGCCTCACGGAAGGTGATTTGACCAATGAATAAATTACCCAACCCCTCAACGTCGCGGGCATAACGCTGGCCATACATCCCCAGCACCAGTACGGAACGTCCCGCTATCGGGGCGCACATCAGCAGTGAAAACAGTGCCGTCGCCGGAAGGTGCGACAGCCCAATCACCGCGAAGGTCTTGATCAGCAAGCAGAAGATTAGCGCCAGCCCACCAAATGTCCCAAGACGACTGTCCTTCATGATCTCAAGCATGCGCTCGCGCGTCCGGGCGGAAAAAATACCGTCACAGGTATCCGCAAGCCCATCCAGATGAAACCCGCCCGTGAGCACAACCAGCGCCAGAACATAACCTATCGCGCCAATATATATTCCCCCGCCCGTCTGGCTCACAACGAGGGAAAGTACTGCCGCCAGTGCCCCCACCACCGCACCGATAACCGGGAAGAAGGTAATACCGCGCCCTAAATGACGAAAATCGACGCCATCGGTCCATTTTGCCGGAATGGGGATCCGGGTCATCAGGCGCATCGTTGCCCATAACATGTTTAAGCGCATTTTATTTTTACTCCAATCCCCGATACCACCAGCCACACGTCCTGTGCCGCTCTCGCCAATTTTTGGTTCACGCGGCCTGAAATATCCACAAAATGGCGTGCCAGGCGATTCTCCGGGGTGATACTCATACCAAGTTCATTGGTTACAATAAAAATCGGCGCAGATGCCTGCTGACAGGCGGCGATTAGCGCATCAACCTGCTCATGCAAAGCGATCTCCAGCGCTGAAAAATCAAGCGTTTCTGGGTCTGCGCCCCCGGAAATATCATAGAGCAGGTTAGCAAGAAGAGTGGTCATACATTCGATCACCACGCCCTCTCCTGGCTGCACCTGATGAAGAATCACGTCGCCGACATCCCGATATCCTTCCCAGGTGCGCCAGTGTGCGGGACGCTGAGCGCGATGCCTGTCGATACGCAGAGCCATCTCTTCGTCCGTCACCGTTGAGGTCGCAATATACAAAACGCGTTCGCACTGCGTGGCGGCCAGCTGTTCTACATGTGCACTTTTTCCGCTGCGCGCACCGCCCGTGACTAAAATCATCCTGTTATCTCCTGATGGTCACGCATGATCTGGTAAATTCTTTCAATATCAATGTGTTCGCGCATGGCGTGAGACAGGAGATCAAACTGACGGTTCTTATAATCCGCATAACTCCCGCCATCGCCGAGGGCGGGCAACCCCTTACGTGTTCGCAGACTGTCGACGAACGCCCGCGTGAACCTGTCATTATCAAACAGCCCGTGCAGATAGGTTCCGAATACCTGCCCATCCTCGCTCATCGCGCCTTCAGCAACCTGTCCACCGTTTTTTTGCAGCACTAACACCGCATGATCGTCACCGCTTAACCACGTTTCACCCATATGGATCTCGTAACCCTGTATGCTCATGCCGGAAAGCGACGCCAGCCATCCGGGCAGCGACGCGGCCATTTCCCCGCGCACCTGTACGGTCGTTTTCACGGGTGCAAAACGTGTCGTGGTCGTGAGTAAGCCAAGCCCCGGCATTCTGCCCAGACCTGACTCAACCTCGTCAGTCAGGCTTTCGCCCAGCATCTGATACCCGCCACAAATGCCCATCACCGGTACGCCACGACGGTGGTGTTCCAGTACGCGTTGGGCGAACGCGGTCTCCCGGAGCCAGATAAGATCGCCAGGGGTATTTTTGCTGCCAGGCAGGATGATCAAGTCCGCATCGTGAAGCTGGTCCGGGTGGCTGACGTAGTGAACGCGCACGTCGGGTTGTGCCGAGAGCGCATTAAAATCGGTGAAATTAGCAATATGAGGAAGTTGCACAACGGCGATGTTGATATCGCGCTTTTGGGTCCGTTTTACGCGTTGTAATACAACTCCGTCCTCTTCTTCGAGGTCAATCTCCAGCCAGGGCATCACCCCCAGCACGGGCACACCAGTGAGGGATTCAATCTGCTCCAGGCCGGAGGAGAGTTGCGCCACGTCACCGCGAAACTTGTTAATGATGACGCCTTTCACCCGCCAGCGCTCATGATCCTGAAGTAACGCCAGCGTGCCGTAGATTGCGGCAAACACGCCACCACGATCGATATCGGCCACCAGAATAACCGGGCATTGCGCCATCCCGGCCATCCCCATGTTTGCGATATCCCGGTCACGCAGGTTGATCTCAGCCGGGCTTCCCGCCCCCTCCAGCACCAGGATGTCATACTCCTGCGCCAGGCTGTGGTAGACCGACGAAATTTGCGCCTGCAAATGCGGCTTGTAATCGTGATAACTGGCGGCATCCATATTGCAGGCCACCTGTCCCATCAGAACAACCTGAGCCTGGCGATCGCCACCCGGCTTCAGCAATACGGGATTCATCCTGACATCGGGCACGATACCTGCGGCTTCAGCCTGGAAAATTTGCGCCCGCCCCATCTCTTTGCCATCCGGAGTGATACCGGAATTCAGCGCCATGTTCTGGGATTTGAACGGCGCAGTCCGCCAGCCATCCTGATGGAAAATACGGCACAGCCCCGCGACAAGAACACTTTTGCCAACATCGGAAGCCGTCCCCTGCAGCATAATTGCCTGCGTCATCACATCTCCTGAGTTCCCTTACGGCAAGGCGCTCAGCTTATCACTACCAGCCTCCAGCCCAACACTATCGTTGCGCTCACGATGGTGATAACAGCGGCGAGATGCAGCAGGAAATCCATCGGATGGATATCAACTGGATGGCAAAAGTAGAGCAGCGTTAACGCCATACAAGCCACGCCCGCCCCCGCGGCAGCAAGCGTCCGCAGCGGGTATAACGCCCTAGTGCGCCGCAAATAACCAATGACCAGCAGCATCATCGGGGTACTGACTGTCATCATGAAAGCGAAGCAGTTGGCCTCATCGGCAGCGTGAGCCTGAACCGGCGTGACGCCGAAACTGGACAATGCTCCCACCAGCCACAGCAGAATCAGCGGGACAAACCAGCGCCAGCCCAACGGCTTACGCCCGGCAATACTCAGCAAAAATGCATTTCTGATCGCCATGACGCCCATCACGAAGGTCAAAGCCAGTTGCAACACGGCATGCCACGCCCCCGACACAGACCAGTCCGTGGCGACTCGCTGCACCAGCAGACTCCCCAGAACGCCGCAAGGCAGCGCCATCAGTATCCATGCCAGTACGCGCCAGCCGTCAGACCAGGGACGTTTGACCGGCCTCGCTTCGCGGCTGAGTTTCTCAATTAACCTGTCATGATCGACCATGATTCGCTCCCATGCGGCGAAGATTCGTTAATGCTCTGTGGAGTAATGATTTCACGGCAGCAATACTCAGATTGTGGCGCGCAGCAGCCTCTGCGAGGCTCATTTCCTGGAGGTGAATATGCTCCACAATTTGCCGCTGACGCGAAGGAAGTTGCGCTAATATCAGCGCCAGTTCTTCTTCCCGGTCCTGATGCTCTGTATTGTCTGGCACGGGCACAGCAAACGCATTCTCATCATCTGTCTCGCGCTGAAGAGAGCGCCCACGACGACGTAATGCATCAACGGTGCGGGCCTGTGCAATCGCCATTAACCACGGCAAAAATGGAAAGGCAGGATCGTAGGTATGGCGTACCCGATGCACCGTCAGCAGAACCTCCTGAATGACATCGTCAACCAGTACGTTATCGGCGATCTGCTTGCGGACAATCACCCGAATGGCGGGAACAATCGCCCGCAACAAACGCGTATAAGCATCACGATCACCCGCCTGAGCCAATGCCATCAGCGCGGGCCAGGCCTCACGCGGCGCGAGGCCGTTATCCATATTTCGCCACGACCCACTCCCTCATGCTTTTTTACCGGACGCCTGATTCAGGGCGTTCACCACAATCGACGGGGTCAGGACCTGGGGCAGCACTTTTGGCGCACTGCCGTCCGCCGGATAGACCACATACAGCGGCAATCCCCCCTGCCCGAACGCATTCATCGCGTCGTCGATATCCGCATTAAACTTCGTCGAATCTGCAATCATATAAACCGTTCCGGTACGGGATATGGCCTGTTTTACCGCCTGCGTGGATAACGACGTTCGGTCGTTGACCTGGCAGGTAATGCACCAGGAGGCGGTAAAATTCACGAAAATAGCTTTGCCATGCCCGCGCATCTCCGCCACGGTCTGCGGCGACCATTTTACCTCTGTGATACTTTCCACACCTGGACTGTCCTGCGTCGACGACTGGGTATGCATTACACCCGGTAACGGGGTGATAGCCGCCAGAAACAGCACCACCGTGACCGCCAGCAGGGCTTTATACGAATGACCTATCAGACGTCTGCGCTGAGCAATGCCATACAGCCAGGCGGTGAAGCTCACCACCACGGCGCAGGCCAGCATCGCCGCCAGCGCCGTGGTTCCCGCCTGCTGCGCCAGTACCCACACCAGCCAGGCAAAGGCGCCGAACATCGGGAATGCCAACCCTCGCTTGAGAATATCCATCCATGCGCCGGGCCGTGGCAGGCGTTGAGCAATAACCGGGAACAGCGAGATCAGCGTAAAGGGAGCGGCAAAACCGAGGGCCAGCGCCAGGAAAATCCCCAGCGACGCAATGGGCGGTTGTACCAGCGCATAGCCCACTGCACCCGCCATAAAGGGGGCGGAGCAAGGGGTGGCAACCACGATAGCCAGCGCCCCGGTTAACGCTGAGCGGAAAAATGCCCCGCGCCCGCCGACGTCAATCTCCCCGGCCCGCTGGAGAGTCAGCCCAACCTCAAACACGCCCAGCAGATTCAGGGCCGCACCTAAAATAATCAGCGCCAGGATGGCAATCACCAGCGGTGACTGAAGCTGGAATCCCCAGCCCACCGCCGTTCCCCCGGCACGCAATGCCAACAGCACAGCGGCCAGCGCCATCATGGTAAAAATGACGCCGAGTAAAAAGCCGCCCCCTTCCGTCCGGGCACTGGTGCTGTTGCCCTGATGGCGCAAGATCCCCAGCGCTTTGAGTGAAATCACCGGGAAGACGCACGGCATAAAGTTGAGAATAATGCCGCCCACAAAGGCGGCAAGAATGGCTGTTAACATAGCGGCGAACCCCGACGGCTAAATTACGAGTGTGATTTCGCGTACTGTTTCACGGCATCCATCGTTTTCTGGATATGCGCATCCGGGTTACGGTCAGTGTAGCTCAGCAGGATTTTGCCATCGGGTGCGATGACAAATGAAGTCCGGTCGGAAACCGTTTTACCATTCATCTGCATCAGCGTTTCGTACTCTGCAGCCACTTTCGCACCAGGGTCGGCAGCCACTGCAAATTTATCCCTGCACTCCAGTTTCGAGAACTCGTCAACCTGGTCAACATTCCCGGCCGTCACGCCCACGACGGTCGCCCCCAGTTTTTTGAAATCATCCGTCGCTTCAGCAAAAGCATGAGCTTCCAGGGTGCAACCTTTGGTAAAGGCCGCCGGGAAAAAGTAGAGCACGACCGGCCCTTTTTGCAGCGCCTGCTGTAAGGAGAAGGTCAACGGCTTGCCGCCAAGCGCGCCCTGCAAACTGAAGTCCGGGGCTTTTGCCCCCGCTTCCAGCGCCGCGTTTGCGCTCATCGCAACTAATGAAAGACTCAATACAACGGCAGTAGACAAGGTTTTCAAACGTTTCATGGTCAGCTCCATCAGGGAAAAAACATGCTCTATGAATAATAGTTCGCACGCTAACCCCCGAAGGTTTCGCTCGCCCATAAAAAAACATCCGCAAGGGTCGCTTGCGGATGTCCGGGAAAGGAAAGGAAGACGAATGTGTATTACTTATCCTTCTCCACCATCAGTGGTTCGATATCGCTCTCTTTCTTCACCACCAGTGAATCATCCCCGCGCAGACAGGTCCCACCGTAGTTCCCACCGACGGTAAAGGTGCAAACCTGAATGTACTTGCCATCCACGTTGGGTAAACACCACAACTGCTGGTAGATATTTTTGCGATCGACAAATTTGCCGCTGGATTTATCCAGTAATTCATCCTGAGGGCTGATCAGATCGATATTACTGCCGCAGCGGCCCGCGATCGGTTTGACGGCGTAACCGGTTTTTTTCAGCAGCTCGTTAACCTCAAAGTCGGTATCCAGCAGATAACGGTGGTTCGGGAAGAGCTGCCACAGTACTGGCAGAATCGCTTTGTTACCGGGAATAACCGTCCACAGCGGTTCAAATACCAGCACTTCAGGGCGCAGCAGGACATCGATCAGCCGCACTTCGTTTTGCGGATGCCCCGTACGGATTGGGACGGCGGCATATTCCGTTTCACTCACCTCACGGATCTGCTCTATCGCGGTTTCCCACGCCCAGGTTTTCCACACGCAGTTCACATGGCGGCCTTCGTCATCAATTAACTGTCCGGCGGCATCCCAGCTTAGCGCCCCCAGGCCATGCAAAATTTTGGTCTCAAATCCGGCCTGCATAAGCGAACGCTGGATAAAGAGCGCGTGATAATCCTCTTCAACATCGTTGTCCTGCATGATGTGTACAAACGGACGGGCATGGCTGTGCTTCCACGCACCGGTCAGTTCTTCCAGCAACCCTTCGGCCGGGTTATGGCCGGTTCCGCGATAGCCGTTTTTCACCCACTCTTCGAGGATCAATCCCCCCTCGGTATGACAGGATGCTGAATCTGCGTTGTACTCATATACCTTCAACCCACGTTCATCCATACAGAAATCCATACGACCGGTGATCATATGGTGGCGACGCCACTGCCAGGAGAGGCGCAGACGCGGCCAGAGGATTTTCGGGATATCGAAAAGCGCCAGTAAGTTATCGTCTTTCAACACCTTGTCCGTCGCATGCAGATACATCAGGTGCAGTTCGTTGGTCGCTTTGATCAGCTCCTGCTCAGCGCTTTCAGTAATGGTGAAATACTGGCAAGGATCTTTATTGATAACATGGCCGTTTGCACGAACATACGCCTGCTGGAGCGCGTCGTTCTCATTTAGCCATTTGCCGTCGAACTGACGTTTATTCTTCAGGCGTGCCCCGCCAATTTTCAGCAGTTCACCGTCGATTTGTGGCTGCGGCAGGCTGTGTTCGGTGTTGTCGGTCTGGATC
This sequence is a window from Enterobacter sp. RHBSTW-00994. Protein-coding genes within it:
- a CDS encoding NrsF family protein; translated protein: MVDHDRLIEKLSREARPVKRPWSDGWRVLAWILMALPCGVLGSLLVQRVATDWSVSGAWHAVLQLALTFVMGVMAIRNAFLLSIAGRKPLGWRWFVPLILLWLVGALSSFGVTPVQAHAADEANCFAFMMTVSTPMMLLVIGYLRRTRALYPLRTLAAAGAGVACMALTLLYFCHPVDIHPMDFLLHLAAVITIVSATIVLGWRLVVIS
- a CDS encoding sigma-70 family RNA polymerase sigma factor, with protein sequence MDNGLAPREAWPALMALAQAGDRDAYTRLLRAIVPAIRVIVRKQIADNVLVDDVIQEVLLTVHRVRHTYDPAFPFLPWLMAIAQARTVDALRRRGRSLQRETDDENAFAVPVPDNTEHQDREEELALILAQLPSRQRQIVEHIHLQEMSLAEAAARHNLSIAAVKSLLHRALTNLRRMGANHGRS
- the cobC gene encoding alpha-ribazole phosphatase codes for the protein MRLFLVRHGQTAANESGLFYGSTDLPLTEKGIEQSTRIGGYLAELTFNRILVSQLQRAQHTARLIAPEGVFQPDARLNELDFGSWEMCHYSTIAESTPQAWQDWLDDWQNATPGDGEPFPRFAERVKEVAHELLNLQEPGDVLIVAHQGVLSLLLATWLNMPLEAMWHFPFKQDAWTRVDNRGGFMVLRSFNDRSVFQAEEREEQ
- the cobU gene encoding bifunctional adenosylcobinamide kinase/adenosylcobinamide-phosphate guanylyltransferase codes for the protein MILVTGGARSGKSAHVEQLAATQCERVLYIATSTVTDEEMALRIDRHRAQRPAHWRTWEGYRDVGDVILHQVQPGEGVVIECMTTLLANLLYDISGGADPETLDFSALEIALHEQVDALIAACQQASAPIFIVTNELGMSITPENRLARHFVDISGRVNQKLARAAQDVWLVVSGIGVKIKCA
- the gss gene encoding bifunctional glutathionylspermidine amidase/synthase, whose product is MRKAKLSSDAPFGTLLGYAPGGVAIYSSNYGSLDPRNYPEDAEFRSYIGNEYMGHKWQCVEFARRFLFLNYGFVFTDVGMAWEIFSLRFLREVVNDNLLPLQAFANGSKRAPEAGALLIWQKGGEFHETGHVAVITQLMGDKVRVAEQNVLHSPLPVGQQWTRELRLSVEDGCYTLHDTFPDTSILGWMIQTDNTEHSLPQPQIDGELLKIGGARLKNKRQFDGKWLNENDALQQAYVRANGHVINKDPCQYFTITESAEQELIKATNELHLMYLHATDKVLKDDNLLALFDIPKILWPRLRLSWQWRRHHMITGRMDFCMDERGLKVYEYNADSASCHTEGGLILEEWVKNGYRGTGHNPAEGLLEELTGAWKHSHARPFVHIMQDNDVEEDYHALFIQRSLMQAGFETKILHGLGALSWDAAGQLIDDEGRHVNCVWKTWAWETAIEQIREVSETEYAAVPIRTGHPQNEVRLIDVLLRPEVLVFEPLWTVIPGNKAILPVLWQLFPNHRYLLDTDFEVNELLKKTGYAVKPIAGRCGSNIDLISPQDELLDKSSGKFVDRKNIYQQLWCLPNVDGKYIQVCTFTVGGNYGGTCLRGDDSLVVKKESDIEPLMVEKDK
- a CDS encoding peroxiredoxin codes for the protein MKRLKTLSTAVVLSLSLVAMSANAALEAGAKAPDFSLQGALGGKPLTFSLQQALQKGPVVLYFFPAAFTKGCTLEAHAFAEATDDFKKLGATVVGVTAGNVDQVDEFSKLECRDKFAVAADPGAKVAAEYETLMQMNGKTVSDRTSFVIAPDGKILLSYTDRNPDAHIQKTMDAVKQYAKSHS
- the cobS gene encoding adenosylcobinamide-GDP ribazoletransferase → MRLNMLWATMRLMTRIPIPAKWTDGVDFRHLGRGITFFPVIGAVVGALAAVLSLVVSQTGGGIYIGAIGYVLALVVLTGGFHLDGLADTCDGIFSARTRERMLEIMKDSRLGTFGGLALIFCLLIKTFAVIGLSHLPATALFSLLMCAPIAGRSVLVLGMYGQRYARDVEGLGNLFIGQITFREAAMTLGIGVAAVWLIAGLHGLAAFLVCFLVIFGMVRYLRNRLGGQTGDTLGALEECGEIVFLLALLWV
- a CDS encoding thioredoxin family protein; the encoded protein is MLTAILAAFVGGIILNFMPCVFPVISLKALGILRHQGNSTSARTEGGGFLLGVIFTMMALAAVLLALRAGGTAVGWGFQLQSPLVIAILALIILGAALNLLGVFEVGLTLQRAGEIDVGGRGAFFRSALTGALAIVVATPCSAPFMAGAVGYALVQPPIASLGIFLALALGFAAPFTLISLFPVIAQRLPRPGAWMDILKRGLAFPMFGAFAWLVWVLAQQAGTTALAAMLACAVVVSFTAWLYGIAQRRRLIGHSYKALLAVTVVLFLAAITPLPGVMHTQSSTQDSPGVESITEVKWSPQTVAEMRGHGKAIFVNFTASWCITCQVNDRTSLSTQAVKQAISRTGTVYMIADSTKFNADIDDAMNAFGQGGLPLYVVYPADGSAPKVLPQVLTPSIVVNALNQASGKKA
- a CDS encoding cobyric acid synthase: MTQAIMLQGTASDVGKSVLVAGLCRIFHQDGWRTAPFKSQNMALNSGITPDGKEMGRAQIFQAEAAGIVPDVRMNPVLLKPGGDRQAQVVLMGQVACNMDAASYHDYKPHLQAQISSVYHSLAQEYDILVLEGAGSPAEINLRDRDIANMGMAGMAQCPVILVADIDRGGVFAAIYGTLALLQDHERWRVKGVIINKFRGDVAQLSSGLEQIESLTGVPVLGVMPWLEIDLEEEDGVVLQRVKRTQKRDINIAVVQLPHIANFTDFNALSAQPDVRVHYVSHPDQLHDADLIILPGSKNTPGDLIWLRETAFAQRVLEHHRRGVPVMGICGGYQMLGESLTDEVESGLGRMPGLGLLTTTTRFAPVKTTVQVRGEMAASLPGWLASLSGMSIQGYEIHMGETWLSGDDHAVLVLQKNGGQVAEGAMSEDGQVFGTYLHGLFDNDRFTRAFVDSLRTRKGLPALGDGGSYADYKNRQFDLLSHAMREHIDIERIYQIMRDHQEITG
- the cobT gene encoding nicotinate-nucleotide--dimethylbenzimidazole phosphoribosyltransferase, yielding METMQTLVAAIRPLDEHKQTVAAKHIDGLVKPLNSLGRLETLAIQLAGMPGLFQLESLNKEIIVMCADHGVYDEGVTVSPKVVTYLQALNMQKGISGVCALAKTNQTSVLPVDIGIDGEPIEDMLSLKVSRGSGNIAQGPAMSREEAEHLLLAAARLVKKRADDGISVFGTGELGMANTTPASAIISVLSGCDPHEVVGIGANLPHDKLQHKEGIVRQAIRVNQPDAADAVDVLAKVGGYDLVGMTGVILGAAACGLPVVLDGFLSCAAAIAACQIAPEAKHYCIPSHFSAEKGSQRALEHLGLTPYLYLDLRLGEGSGAAMAMSIVSAACAMYSQMGVLAETGISLKA